The genomic region TCAGAAGCCAGAGAATTAGTCTTTTTcccataaaagaataaaaatttgtaAAGCGTAAGATATATATACCAATCtcaatttgaaaaaaatacaaCCTTTTCAAGATCAACATACACTTAGCTTCAAAAGGAAGTTTAAAGACCACCAATTGACACTCAAAGAAGACCTCAACCGCCAACCTCTCCTTCTCATCCAAGTCTGTGAAATCATACTTTAGCAACTCCACATGCTCACACTAATATATATTGAAATGGAGTTTACCCTCatgtgacaaaaaaaaaaaagggatgaaCACGCTCATGAGAACAGAACATGAAGAAGATGGTTTTGAACTCATTGAAGGTATCCTCAAAGAGACCAAATATCTTTTGACAAAGGTAAGTGTAGAAAGATTGACATTAATGGAACCCATTAACATTAAATGCCTTGGTAATGTTGCAAATGATTTAAAAGCCCTTGACCATTGCCCAACTATATGGATATAGTTAGGAAGGAGCAAGATCAAAATCCtttatttgaaaagataaaaaaaaggatTCATGCATAGACACTGAATGAAAAACTCGAGAATATTTTAAGTTGAAATCATATACTTGCTTGTCAATAGCCAATACTGTGGGTTCATATTTGACTTTTCCATCTACATTTGCCCCTATGGTTGGACTTGATGAAACAGTGTGAGAAATCCTCATCCACCTCAAATGTTGCCCTTAGGATGCTATCAACCCATTTTAACTCTTCGAGTATCTTGGAGGGGAGAGTAAGGGGAGCTTTCTTAAGGGAGTTATCCTTAATATGACAACATAATATGTACAAGAGAAACACCATCCACATAAGAAGCTCAAAAATAAGAAAGTAgttccaaaataaaaaatatcaaaggGTGCTACAAAACTAATTTACTAGTGGTTCCTTCCATTTACTCAAATAATTTCCTTCCTATAGGCCAACAATAAAATTCACTACGACAGAGCACAACTAGCACCACCAATGCGAAGGGATCACACAGAAGTAGAGACACCACACATAACATCAACTACCACCATCATTATGCTACTATTTTTGCACTCTAAGCAAAGGGTAAAAAAATAAATGGAAGCATTCTACTAACGAAGTCAGAATgcacaataaaagaaagaaatgaaaagaacaagaagtatatGGATACCAACCTTAGTTAAAGGATATATGgagaatagaaaacaatagaCAACAAGGCCAATAGCAATAAAAGCAATAAGCACATAAATCTTTCTTTATGCAAATGGTAGCAGTGACAAAAAAATGAAAGGAGAAGaagtttttataaaataaatgagATGGAACAAAGAGAACATGggtgaaaaaatatcttttcactATATTAATGAAATGTATTCTAATAATGTCAGTGGCAGTTTAATGATGAGTGTGAGGAAATTCAAAAGAGACACACGTCGCTAAGGATAACATCGAGTTCATCTCTATAGACTTAAGGTCATAAGCTCATACCAGACTTTGTTAAGGCATAGCCTAACTTCCACATAAGAACGTCATGAGAACCaagtataaaaattgaaaatgacgATTAAGCGCACAAGGCAACGATGACAAAATCAGACACTGGGACAAAGCCCTTTTAGAACACTTTTAACTTTATAACAGCAGATGTAGTAGATCAAGAATACCTCCACTATGTGAAAGCAACTTGAGATACGAGATCTTAGACCAAACCTTACAAAAGCACACTTCAACTCCTCATAGTCAGCCAATGAGCTTGGTAGTCAACCATTGATGATCAACCAAGATAAGCTGCAAAAAGAATCTGAAACAATGTACAATACCACGAGACTTTAGTCTAGACAAACAGCATCGAGTCTACAAattgtagaacctatgcacaattactcaagagggggggggtgaattgagtattgcaacaacaatgaatctttttgcgaaagttaaagacaatatacaaaagtgtcTCTAGAAGAGTGTATGATTACAAGTTTAGCACTATTGAACCAATTGATATTGCTCTCTCAAATTGTGTATTATAACACCAACCTTTCGAAACATTACCAATGACGTTGTCTAGAGGATGATCCTTTGAAGTACGCCAGTCCTTTGGAAGTGCATTTATTTGTGCGTTTGATGGTTCAATTTCTTCAACTTGAACACTATCCTTTGTTGAGGAGGCTTCATTTAAATCTTTTTCTTTGTCTTCACCATTCAAATTTAGTGAATCAAATTTTTCTACATTTTCATCAAAATCTTTTCTAGCACAACAACGGTTAGTTTCATCAAAAGCGACATGAATACTTTCTTCCATAGTCATGATGCGTTTGTTATATACTCTAAAAGCTTTGCTAGTTAAAGAGTAGCCTAAGAAGATTCCTTCATCAGCCTTAGCATCAAATTTGCCTAAGTTATCTTTTCCATTATTTAGAATAAAGCATTTATAGCCAAAGACGTGAAGGTGGGAAATATTTGGCTTTCTTCCTTTGTACAATTCGTACGGTGTTTTCTTAAGAATAGGTCGAATGATAATCCTATTCATAACATAACATGCGGTACTAACCGCATCTGCCCAAAAGTACTTAGGAATATTAGCCTCATTGAGCATAGTTCTCGCCATTTCTTCTAAATGACGATTTTTCCTTTCAaccacaccattttgttgtggtgttctaggAGAGGAAAAATTATGCTCAATGCCATTTTCTTTACAAAAAGTTTCAAAAAGATTGTTTTGAAATTCTCCACCATGATCACTTCTAATGGATGATATAtgcaaattcttttcattttgaataaCTTTGGCTAATCTTTTGAATGCTCGAAATGCATCACTCTTGTTTGCTAGGAACAAGGTCCATGTAAATTGAGAGTAATCATCAACAATAACTAAAGCATAGTAATTGCCACCAAAGCTTATAGTCCTAGAAGGACCAAATAAATCCATGTGCAAAAGTTGTAATGGCCTTGTTGTTGAAACAATGTTTTTGGGTTTAAAAGAGGCCTTTACTTGTTTTCCCTTTTGACATGCGTCGCAAAGGACGTCTTTTTCAAAACGTAGCTTTGGTAAGCTTTTGGTTTTTCAACATTTTATTTAAGTTCTTTGAAGATTCATTGAACTTAGCTAAAGTGTTCTTAagatttttaatttcattttcatgcaTTTTACAAGATTTGTATGGATCACTACTTGTGCTACACTTATCTTTTCCAAGATTGATATTCTCGTTTTTCAACATCTCATTTTGTTTTAAAAGATCCATATTCTTTTTCTTTAGGAGAGAATAATCTTGGGTAAGTTTTGTGTACACCTCAAGTAAGGCATCATATTCATCTTGTAAATTAAAAGAAGTGGAGTTGTCATCACTAACCTTTTCTTCGCTTGCCATTAAGCAAAGATTTGCAACTTCGTCGTCATCGGAGTCGGATTCATCCTCGTTCTCCCATGATATGtattctttctccttcttcttaaaTTTCTTGTTTTTGTTCTCCTTTTGAAGTTTTGGACAATTGGGTTTAATGTGTCCAACTTCTCCACACTCATAGCATTTTGGTACCTTTGTTTTACTCTTGAAGTTTTTCTTCATTGCAAACTTATTGAATCTTTTTAATAAGAGTGCAAATTCTTcatctccttcttcttcattATCATCACTCTCTTCTTGTAGTGATGTTGTTTTAAGGGCGAGActtttcttcttgctttcttCACCTTTTTGTCTATTTAGCATAGTCATTTCATAGGTGAGAAGATTACCTTGTAGTTGATCAAATGTAAGTTGATCATAGAGCCTTCCTTCCACAATGGCGTTCACTTTGGAGTTCCATTTTGGTGTAAGGCTTGTAAGCACCTTGATCACAATttgtttatcattgtattttgtgCCAAGCATGCTTAGGTTGTTgaagaacctatgcacaattactcaagagggggggtgaattgagtattgcaacaacaatgaatctttttgcgaaagttaaagacaatatacaaaagtgttattgtactagtatttttccaagagcttaactcaattgctaagcatttataaggagcttttactttccaatagacatcaagagggggggtgaattgagtattgcaacaacaatgaatctttttgcgaaagttaaagacaatatacaaaagtgttattgtactagtatttttccaagagcttaactcaattgctaagcatttataaggagcttttactttccaatagacaccaactcaaataaattgatcaagCTTTTCACCAATCGGACTTAAGCTATTCCTTAAGTACTTACGAAGCTACTTTTCGATCACAATTTATTTGCTCAAAGGTAAAAGACAATAATATTGAAGAGATGAGTTTGGAGAGATGCAAACGCTATTTAGAGTGGTTCGGCACAAGGATGGAGCCGTTTTGTTAAAACTAGccgttttttatgtttttgaatcatttgcatcgatgcataacactttgcatcgatgcaaatgtgTCTTTGaagctgaaatttgaattttcagctaggttgcatcgatgcaaacatCTTTGCATTGATGCAACAAGTCGTTGCatgctttgcatcgatgcaagatGAGTGTGCATCGATGCAAACCTTAAAGAATGGCTTAAAATCACTTCAAAATGCTTATGATTGATCTCAAACTTGTTGGAGTCAATTCCTATGCTTTTGTACCTTTGaaaacaagtttttaaaccatttggctagcatcgaattgcaagatgtgcatcaaaacattttgtgagtgtgtgttgagagatttagcaattggttcttaacaagaagttacctaagtcctaagacactatacttgtcttcaaatgttgtggacttgagtttcttgttgttgttgtgttgctttcagctcttcattcctcaacgtttaatgttggttgatctttcaacatgcttgttcattcaagttgtttgttggtttgtctttcatgtcgtttgttggtttgtcattcatcaaaacctacgaatacaaacttcgcatacaagcaacatgatttacacaAATATCACTAGATGCCTGACCTACAAGATTGACCAACATATAAAGGAATCTGATGTAGGCCCAACATCGATCCTTGGATTCCATCTTGATACGATAACCCAATTTAGGTTGCAAACCAACTACAAAGCCTTAACGTAGGAATCTCTCCCTTTGACTTGGAGACTAAGCTCTCTAACCTCATGACTTAGTGATTATGAACATGACTTAGATCCCAAGCTAATAACTGCCCACATCTTTAGAAATAGCTCCTAAAGAGGTGATCATGGATAAACTATATGTTTTCAAGATCTAGTCCCCAATGCAAGCTCCATATAAATACCCACATGTATGAATAATTAAATCTTACTATTATCTTCTTTACTAAAATGATTAGAGTCCTTGTAAGTGCCCTTAGCCACACTAGGACAATGACATATAGAGCATTCTCAGAATTTTCTATATCCAAATTCAGATTCACAACACTCACATAAAGTCTCAAGAATCCTTATTGTAGCAATTCTCAAATTGAAAAAAATAGTTATATAATATTCTTACCATTAAAAGGCTATCTTTAGCCAAAAGCAAACTAAAAAATATAGCTAGAGTTAATAGAAAATCATCATAGCCCACTATCAAGGGAGTTGAAACTTAGGAAGGTTCTTAATAATGCATTTAGATACTGTATCTAAAATAGAAATATAAAGACAAAACACATAAGTAAAGAGAAGAAGACATGTATTTTTTATCACCATTttatgaaaatatagaaaatacataaatttttaaTCTCTAAGAAAGAAAAATTGTGTCTTCCTATTTTCATAACCAAATGAAATGTTGTGTTTATTATCTATGTATTTCTATTTCAAAAACAGTCTATAAACATTAGACCAAAGTAAGGAGTGTTGCACCCCTTGCTAATTAAATAAATTTCAACTCtccattttttatattttatatcaatggCTCAAATTTAGAGtttataatttaggatttaggatttatagtttataatttaggatttagaattgaaTATTTAGAATTTAAGAAAGTTCAAAGTTTTTTACTTAGGCTTTAAAGTTTAGGCGTTTAAGAAGCAGTacactctattttttttttgaagtgcATTAACATTCGCTGGCAAACACATATAACATTAATGTTGTCTGGTCAAATTTTATCTTTATTAATTGAAATGTCACTTCTAATGTCTTATGATCCTTTTCTTTCTTCGATAACGATCTTTGACAATAAACACTCatacatacttttatttattttttcattaagACGATTTAATAATCATAAATTTATTGAGTAAATAATCAAATTGGTCCCTAAAAATTTACGCAATTTTTAAATcaattcttaaatttttttaatgaaatctATCCTTAAAAGATTTTAAGTTAGTCTAGTTAGTTTTTCCGTTACTTTTTTCCTGAATGGTTACATGTCCATGTCAGCACACATGTGTCTCCTGATTGAGTGTCAGCGTGATAACATTATGAAATTTGATCAAATCAATCCTAAGCGATAAACCTAATCCTAAACCAGTGCATATATATCCCCTTCTTTTGGAGTGAAGTTGTAGTGCTCTCTTGACCTGTTGTCAGTCTAACTCTTCTGAGAGCCATGAAGAGGAGGCAAAGTTTGACGAAGAACTACatgatgatgaatgaatgcaTGCATTTGCATTGAAGCTTTTGTAAGAAACAGTGAATGATGCTTGGAAATGATCTATGCCTATCTGTATTTATAATCATGACTGTTAAAGCAGTGACTAAAAGACTTAATTTATTGGGCAAGTTGATGAAAAGGTAGAATTTCCACAAAAATCAAGTAGTGCCATATTAGAATCAgaaccttctcttcttcaaatgAATTTAAACAGCAGCACTTTGCCTTCCCCACAATTTCCTGTTTCTCTATTGTAATCAAGGTACGCATGCCTGTGGAAAAACTTGATTTTTGTTTGatacaaaaaataaatttgaaagaaaattttgtATTAAAAGGGGAGAATGCAACTGATGTCTAATGTAATCACTTAATCCCCAATTTTTATCACTACTTGCTTTCTATATAACCGAGCCTGTTTATTTGTACTTCTAGTTGTNNNNNNNNNNNNNNNNNNNNNNAATGTACTTCTGTTTCTGTATCTACTTTTGCTTTTGAAGAAGTATTTCTCCCAGCAGCCCTCAAAAATAAGGTCAACGCCCCCATATTCTAATTTATTTTGACTCATTGACTAGTACTTTTTCTTATATACATTAGTTTTGATTTCTAATCATGGAAATCATTTTCGTTTTTGAAGCTCGGTAAAACTTTGAGAATATATGTTCTCCCTGCATCTTAAAGAAAATTGTTGCTCTCTGTTGCCTTTGCCATTATTGAACACATTGGTGTGCAGAATGTAAGGCTCTCCACTCACATTCTCCAAGAATTCAAAGTCAATCTCGTCCCAATTCTCCACTCACCAGTTTGGGATTAGGGTTTATCGGATTGATttgatcaaattttgaaaagttatCATGCTAGTAGTCAAGGATCATTTACTCATACTAGTTATGCTTATATTGAAAATATGTGCTGTGTTCAGTCAAGAGGcactttattaaaaaaaaaaacaaacaaatgaTTAGAAAATTCTAAagcaaaaataattaagaaaaatgtaTCTTTATAGGTaaacatatttttttagaaaTCTAGCAGCCAAAATGCCTACTATTACCCAGAATTGAATTGATGAAATTTGAGTTACCGCTATATATGAGATCATAATATTTGATATAGTTTGTTGATAAGTTGTCATGACCTAGTTtcaattctctctctttttctcccaTATTTTATTGAATAGCTTATGAAAAATGTCAAATGAGTTTGTTTCTCTTTTTGGCAATGATAATGTGTTATTTTGTTCTTATATAAATTGTTTCTTTCAGATACATACTTCTATGTGGATTATATAGATTCATACAATGAGTGCCCTTCATATCATGGCTTCGTCTTCATCTCAGATAAAATATGATGTCTTCATCAGTTTTAGAGGTTTAAACACCCGTCGCGGTTTTCTAAGCCATTTGCTTAAGGCATTAAGGGAGAAACAAATTGATACATATGTGGATGACAGGCTCAAAGAAGGAGATGAGTTATTGCCTGCCTTTTTTACAGCAATTGAGAAATCACAAATTGTATTGGTTATATTTTCCAGCGATTATGCTTCTTCAAAATGGTGTTTGGAAGAGCTTGTCAAAATAACAGAATGCATGACAAAAAATTGGCAAATTGTAATACCTATCTTCTACAATATAGATCCATCAGATGTACGACGTCAAAAGGGGTGCTACCAAAATGCATTTGTTCATCATGAAAAATCTTTCAAAGACAACATCATGACTGTAGAAAAATGGAAACATTCCTTGAAAAGAGTTGCCAATTTATCAGGATTTCATTCCATAAATTTTGGGTAAGTGTAGATATATTCACTTTAATATATATTATGACATCAgtatttgactttttcttttaaacttTACCACACCATTGAGTTTGCTATTTTTTCAAACAAATACACTACTCAGTATTTCAAGCTTATGATGCATAGCAAATTGCATGTGTAAACATTACATCACAATTTAGACATGACTTGGGTTACTTAAAACTGGGTTGCTTTTGGActtgaacgtgaggtccagactcCCTTTGGGCAGCGTCTGACTTTTATTGGTGCCGAAGTGCCGCCTTCCAAGTTCTTCGAGAGGAGGTGGAGGGTGATATCTGCAAGGTGcttcgatacttaagttagcaaaggTTAAAATAGGTGTTTAGTAGATTGGATCTTGAATATACTTGagtgtgtcagtgtatttataatagagtAGATAACCATCTTTTTAGAATAGTTCCACCTTTAATGGAGGATAACTGTTTCCTTTTTTAGTGGGCTTTTATTCATTTTGAGCCTGACTATAtttttgggccagggtatgaataaTTTTCTAGAGAAGTATGCGGTCATAGAGccttaaaaataaattgaaatccATAATTGACTTGGTTAGTTGGTTGAATTGCAAAGAACTGACAATTTAAGGTAGCAAAAATATGGCTCTTTTAGAAGTGAGTTATTTTGACTTGGCTAAAATAACTCATAACTTAAGTAGGTTCAAGCCAAATGGGAACAAATTAGCCTATTTTCTGGATTCTTTTGTTtcgtttttgtttttctttataaaTGGAAAAATCACATAGTTTCTTATACAAGTTCATGAATAATGGATGATGAGACTTGAGAATTTATACAAGTCGTCATAGtacttattattgttattattattatatttttttcagccaacattaattaactttttttttaattattttgtttatttaaaatttagatCCTAAATTATAAATCCTTAACCATGcactaaattataaaccctaaataGTATTGACTAAATAAaagttggttccatatactttctTCTTTAGTAATAGTCAATCATAAATGAAATgttatagaaaagaaaaatatatttttatgagttgTTTCATATTCTTTGGATGATTGATAACAATAAATTTTGTTTACTTTTTGTTATAGGACTGAAGTTGAACTTATTGAAAAAGTTGTACAACGTGTGTTAACAAGGTTGAATTACATGCCCCGAATTGAGTTCAAAGGTCTTATTGGAATCGATAAACCAATTGAAGAGCTTCAATCAATGATGTCATGCACTGCATCAAAAGATGTTCATATTATAGGAATTTGGGGTATGGGTGGTATTGGTAAAACCACTATAGCCAGTGCATTATTTAATATATTATGCTCTGAATTTGAAGGTTGCTGTTTTGTTCCAAATGTCAGAGAACAATCAGAGAAGAATGGGATAATCCAATTAAGAGATAAACTTCTTTCCATATTGTTAGAGGAAAAAGATCTAAACATTGGTGCTAATGGAGTACCAAGTCATGTTTTGAGGAGACTTGGTCGCAAGAagattcttgttgttcttgatgATGTTAATAATCCAGATCACGTTCAAAACTTAGTTGGAGGACATAAATGGTTGGGTCAAGGTAGCAGAATCTTCATCACAACTAGAGATAAGCATGTGATTTGTAAAGAAGCCGATGATATTTATGAAATTGGGGCATTGGAACACCATGAAGCTTTGCAACTTTTAAATTTGCATGCCTTCAATGGAAGGAGCCTACAAATGAATCATCATAATCTTATAACAAAAGTAGTTGATTATGCCAAGGGAATCCCCTTAGCCTTAAAGGTGTTAGGAACTTTTCTTTATGGAAAAAGTGCTAAAGAATGGGAAAGTCAATTGCAAAAACTTGAGAAAATGTCATTCAACGAAATCCAAAATGTTTTGAGATTAAGTTACGAAGGACTAGATCGAGAAGAAAgcaacatatttttatatattgcttGTTTTTTCAAAGGAGATGATAACATTAAAATTTTACTGGATGCATGTGGTTACTCAACAGCTATTGCTTTGAAAACTCTTCATGACAGAGCTCTTATAATTGTTTCAAAAGATGGAAAGCACGTAACCATGCACGATTTGATTCAAGAAATGGGTCGAGAAATTGTTCGTCGGCAAAACATTGAAAAGTTTGGGGAACGAAGTCATTTATGGGATCCTATAGACATAACTCAAGTACTAAAGCAGAACCAGGTATGAAACTAGATAACTTATTTACTCTCTTAATTAGTATCTTTTGAACAATAGTTCGTTATATCTTTACTTAAACTTTTTAATTGATATGTTGGTCAAGAATaaggagtttaattttgatgcattgacaatataaaataatttacacAGTCGTATAATTATATATGTTTTTATGAATAACCATTCACGCGGTCAATTTTTTTGCTGATGTGATGTTATGTCATTAGTGCACGTGTAAAATTACTTTATacgaatcaaaattaaatttcaagaATATATCATTTTTCTTTTGGAATTACGTATTTCGTATTAATTTTTGTTGGATAGGGGACTGATCGTATTGAAAGCATAACCTTCAACATGTCAAGTGCTCCTGATCTGAGGTTAAATCGTCATTCCCTTGCTAAAATGAAAAATCTTAACTTTCTGAGATTCTATTCATATGATACATATGGGGTGCACCTTCCAGAAGGCCTTGAAAAATTGCCAGACAAACTAAAACTTTTTCACTGGGATGATTACCCTTTGGAATCCTTGCCCACCAAATTTAATGCAGAGAATCTTGTTGAACTTGATATGCAAGGAAGTTACGTCAAAAAACTTTGGAATGACGTACAGGTGCGTGGAAATAATATTTGTTTACTACTTATAANNNNNNNNNNNNNNNNNNNNNNNNNNNNNNNNNNNNNNNNNNNNNNNNNNNNNNNNNNNNNNNNNNNNNNNNNNNNNNNNNNNNNNNNNNNNNNNNNNNNNNNNNNNNNNNNNNNNNNNNNNNNNNNNNNNNNNNNNNNNNNTTCATGCTTTCATGcgataatataaataaaattacttTTGTTAATGCGTTATTACGTGGTTGAATACatgtttaaaataattttacttTACTACTTTTGCCCTCTAAGATAATTAACCtattttatttgataatttgaaacaGAATTTGGCTAATCTAAGACGCATTGATCTTGATGGATCCAAGCAATTGATAGAGCTTCCAGACCTCTCCAAAGCCTCAAATCTTGAAACATTATCACTCTGTGACTGTGAAAATTTGCGCTCTGTTCATCCATTTATTTTCTTCCTCCAAAAACTAATTCATGTGGACCTAGAGCGTTGTATAAGGTTGAAGAAACTCCCAGGTGAGTTATGGTAATATTCAAGCAAATGTTGAGAttaattcattgttaaaataNNNNNNNNNNNNNNNNNNNNNNNNNNNNNNNNNNNNNNNNNNNNNNNNNNNNNNNNNNNNNNNNNNNNNNNNNNNNNNNNNNNNNNNNNNNNNNNNNNNNNNNNNNNNNNNNNNNNNNNNNNNNNNNNNNNNNNNNNNNNNNNNNNNNNNNNNNNNNNNNNNNNNNNNNNNNNNNNNNNNNNNNNNNNNNNNNNNNNNNNNNNNNNNNNNNNNNNNNNNNNNNNNNNNNNNNNNNNNNNNNNNNNNNNNNNNNNNNNNNNNNNNNNNNNNNNNNNNNNNNNNNNNNNNNNNNNNNNNNNNNNNNNNNNNNNNNNNNNNNNNNNNNNNNNNNNNNNNNNNNNNNNNNNNNNNNNNNNNNNNNNNNNNNNNNNNNNNNNNNNNNNNNNNNNNNNNNNNNNNNNNNNNNNNNNNNNNNNNNNNNNNNNNNNNNNNNNNNNNNNNNNNNNNNNNNNNNNNNNNNNNNNNNNNNNNNNNNNNNNNNNNNNNNNNNNNNNNNNNNNNNNNNNNNNNNNNNNNNNNNNNNNNNNNNNNNNNNNNNNNNNNNNNNNNNNNNNNNNNNNNNNNNNNNNNNNNNNNNNNNNNNNNNNNNNNNNNNNNNNNNNNNNNNNNNNNNNNNNNNNNNNNNNNNNNNNNNNNNNNNNNNNNNNNNNNNNNNNNNNNNNNNNNNNNNNNNNNNNNNNNNNNNNNNNNNNNNNNNNNNNNNNNNNNNNNNNNNNNNNNNNNNNNNNNNNNNNNNNNNNNNNNNNNNNNNNNNNNNNNNNNNNNNNNNNNNNNNNNNNNNNNNNNNNNNNNNNNNNNNNNNNNNNNNNNNNNNNNNNNNNNNNNNNNNNNNNNNNNNNNNNNNNNNNNNNNNNNNNNNNNNNNNNNNNNNNNNNNNNNNNNNNNNNNNNNNNNNNNNNNNNNNNNNNNNNNNNNNNNNNNNNNNNNNNNNNNNNNNNNNNNNNNNNNNNNNNNNNNNNNNNNNNNNNNNNNNNNNNNNNNNNNNNNNNNNNNNNNNNNNNNNNNNNNNNNNNNNNNNNNNNNNNNNNNNNNNNNNNNNNNNNNNNNNNNNNNNNNNNNNNNNNNNNNNNNNNNNNNNNNNNNNNNNNNNNNNNNNNNNNNNNNNNNNNNNNNNNNNNNNNNNNNNNNNNNNNNNNNNNNNNNNNNNNNNNNNNNNNNNNNNNNNNNNNNNNNNNNNNNNNNNNNNNNNN from Arachis ipaensis cultivar K30076 chromosome B02, Araip1.1, whole genome shotgun sequence harbors:
- the LOC107627388 gene encoding TMV resistance protein N-like; the protein is MSALHIMASSSSQIKYDVFISFRGLNTRRGFLSHLLKALREKQIDTYVDDRLKEGDELLPAFFTAIEKSQIVLVIFSSDYASSKWCLEELVKITECMTKNWQIVIPIFYNIDPSDVRRQKGCYQNAFVHHEKSFKDNIMTVEKWKHSLKRVANLSGFHSINFGTEVELIEKVVQRVLTRLNYMPRIEFKGLIGIDKPIEELQSMMSCTASKDVHIIGIWGMGGIGKTTIASALFNILCSEFEGCCFVPNVREQSEKNGIIQLRDKLLSILLEEKDLNIGANGVPSHVLRRLGRKKILVVLDDVNNPDHVQNLVGGHKWLGQGSRIFITTRDKHVICKEADDIYEIGALEHHEALQLLNLHAFNGRSLQMNHHNLITKVVDYAKGIPLALKVLGTFLYGKSAKEWESQLQKLEKMSFNEIQNVLRLSYEGLDREESNIFLYIACFFKGDDNIKILLDACGYSTAIALKTLHDRALIIVSKDGKHVTMHDLIQEMGREIVRRQNIEKFGERSHLWDPIDITQVLKQNQGTDRIESITFNMSSAPDLRLNRHSLAKMKNLNFLRFYSYDTYGVHLPEGLEKLPDKLKLFHWDDYPLESLPTKFNAENLVELDMQGSYVKKLWNDVQNLANLRRIDLDGSKQLIELPDLSKASNLETLSLCDCENLRSVHPFIFFLQKLIHVDLERCIRLKKLPGKCSSSSKVEHLNLSGCKSLKHLPDSTSKLEFLKELYLEGCQQLDTSNLHILFSGLSSLERLNLGGCHNLDKLPDNVNNLSLLCWLSIKGTNVKSLPESIKHLRKLRSLYLGSCRRLQSLPELPPSIQYLEVSDCTSLKTVFTPTPKILKQHVKLFKKQISEDDFRRYESGPDYFNIYFSFENCPSLDRNALRVLLIYLGHYNKEKRAVMEKQIEKRRASS